TTCAAATATTATAAAAAATGTTATTAACGAAAACAGTGTACTCTCATTAATAAAAAATCTTGAGACAGAAGTTAAAAGATTCATAAAAAGTAAAATATGATTATAAAATCCTTATCAAGAAAAAAACCGACTTTTGGGCAGTTGTCTGATTATATTTATAATGAGGCAGATAAAGAATATATTTATACATATAATATGTACTCTGATAAAAATAAATTAAAAGATATAAAAAAAGAATTTAAAGAAAATTATAGTTTTTTAAAAAAACAAAAAAATTCTAATGCCTTGTACCATGAGATGTTATCTATAAAAAAATCTAATATAGAGATTGATTTACAAAAAAAAGCCTTATATGACATTGTTAACGAGTATATAAAAGTAAGGTCGCCAAATTGTTTAGTCTATGGTGGTCTGCATGAGGCAGAAAATAACCTACATTATCATGTGATTATTAGTTCAAATCAAATTGAAAAAGAAAAGAATAATTATTTATCAAAAAAAGAATTTTCTGAAATTAAAAAAGGGTTAGAAATGTATGTTCTAAACAAATACCCAGAGTTAAAACAAGAAATAATTATAAATAAAGAGAAAAAGAAAAACACTATATCGGACAAAGAATATCAATTAGGAAAAAGAACAGGTAGGCAAACTAAAAGCGAAAATTTAAAAGAAAGATTAAATAATATTTTCAATAATGCTAAAACAAAAAAAGAATTTTTTGACGCTCTCTATTGGGAGAAAATAGAAATTCAACTAAAAGGTAAAACAATAAAATTTATTGATGAAAAAACGGGGCTGACTCGTCGTCTAAAAAGACTAGGGCTAGAAGAAGAATTTTATAAATTAAGTGATAGTTTAGAACAGCAAGAAGCAAAGTACCAGGAGGGGAAGCAAACCCACGAGCAACAGCAAGCTCACGAGCAACAGCAAGCTCACGAGCAACAAGAACAAACTAAAAATACTGAGTCAGCTGAAGAACTGAAGAAAAACAAAGAAATAAAAGAAAAGAATTTCTAAAAGAAATGTTAAAAGATAAAAATCACACTAATACAAAAGATTACGAAAAAGGTAAATAAAATGGGTTTTTTAAGTTTTTTAGATTCGTTTATGAGTTTAATTTCTATCTTAGACAACAAGAACGACGTTTCAGATGATAAAGAAGATACAAATAAGTCTGAAACTAAGCCCGTTAATGAATCAAAAAAAAATGAACTTATAGCAGAAAGGAAAAGCGAATTTTCTAAAGTAGAAAAAAAAGAAAAAGAAAAAGATAAATCAAGGCAAAGATAAAAGGGGTTATTATGATAGATTTTTTAGGGCTTTTTGATGGATTTATGAGTTTTTTTTCTCTCACGAAAGATAGTTCAACCAAAATAGATAATGGCAATAATAGATGTGGAAATTGTAAAAAAAACAATTATAAAAAACCCACTTATGAAGCTAAGACAATTGATAAAAAACAAAAAAATGATCTTCTTGAAAAACAAAAAAATGCACGTATCAAAAGAGAGATGGATATAGTTAAAAGAAAAGCGGATTTTTACTCTACAAAACAGCCTAATATGACTATAAAAGATAATGTAGTTACATATGATTTTAAAAACTGAGTTTAACAATTATGTCAAAATTAATAGCGGATACACTAAAAACATTTTTTAATGTTGGGAAATTTATAGCTAAAGGCTATGTATTAAAAAAAGAAGAGGGCGCAAGGTTTGCAAAAAATAGTGAACAAAATGAAATAATAAATAGCTCAAATAGAGGGTTATTAATTAATGGGATTAATAAAAGATTATCAGAAAAAGAGTCATTTAAGCATATTGCAATTATTGCAAAATCGGGAATAGGTAAAACAACAGGATATATTTATCCTAATATTTTTGATAAAGCAGATTCTAATTGCTCAATGCTTATAACTGACCCAAGTAGTGAAATTTATGAAACTACATCACAACATTTAAAAAATAGAGGTTTTAAAATTGTTAGGTTAAACCCTAGTAATATTAATCAGTCGTCAAGATTTAATCCATTTCATGGATTAGGTGCGGAAGATATTATTGAAATTGAACAAATTTGTACATCAATAATTAAGTCTAAATATGGAAATGATAAAGAGCAAGTGTGGAATGATGGGGCGATTTCTTTGCTTGAACTGTTTGCTAAATGTTTAGCTTATACACAACCTGAATACTTAAATCTGCCTAATCTTAATTATTTAATTCAAATGTTCGGAGAAAGTGGGGAAAATTTAGATGATTGGGTTATTGAACACTCTATAAACCCCTATGACGAACAGGACAGGTCTATTCTTGATTTTTGGATAGGTCTTAGGTCTAATAATGCTAATATGTTAACTAGTTACGCAACTA
Above is a window of Desulfotalea psychrophila LSv54 DNA encoding:
- a CDS encoding type IV secretory system conjugative DNA transfer family protein, yielding MSKLIADTLKTFFNVGKFIAKGYVLKKEEGARFAKNSEQNEIINSSNRGLLINGINKRLSEKESFKHIAIIAKSGIGKTTGYIYPNIFDKADSNCSMLITDPSSEIYETTSQHLKNRGFKIVRLNPSNINQSSRFNPFHGLGAEDIIEIEQICTSIIKSKYGNDKEQVWNDGAISLLELFAKCLAYTQPEYLNLPNLNYLIQMFGESGENLDDWVIEHSINPYDEQDRSILDFWIGLRSNNANMLTSYATIVKTALKQLNNRKIQRLLSNNDIDLEDFRKQKTAIFLSFPDNQQDYYQFLVDIFYARFFSVMMSKKPTPRDLNVYCFLDEFGNAYVDNFPTIVTTIRKYRVSLSVVLQGISQLNKKYGDMAKSGISSFIIYAGGDYETLNEQSQLIGKKRIIQRNKFEDHVTSYQDIDLLPPAELRTMKDNQALFLSSNKYPFIFEFQPFYKNRKFLTLSKKGEYIPLEKQKDMCWNQLFLKKNNKNK